One Vigna unguiculata cultivar IT97K-499-35 chromosome 11, ASM411807v1, whole genome shotgun sequence DNA window includes the following coding sequences:
- the LOC114168755 gene encoding uncharacterized protein LOC114168755, giving the protein MAPPPGPYSGASTLALVARASAFSFGVVYGSIKLKYLKAKAKSHKKAQEKAHH; this is encoded by the exons ATGGCACCTCCTCCAGGACCTTATTCCGGTGCCAGCACCCTAGCTTTG GTCGCTAGAGCTTCCGCTTTCTCCTTCGGTGTTGTTTACGGAAGCATCAAGCTTAAGTACCTTAAG GCAAAAGCCAAGTCTCATAAAAAAGCTCAGGAGAAGGCTCATCACTGA